Proteins encoded together in one Cardiocondyla obscurior isolate alpha-2009 linkage group LG07, Cobs3.1, whole genome shotgun sequence window:
- the Edem1 gene encoding ER degradation-enhancing alpha-mannosidase-like protein 2 — protein sequence MILFRTGSILGFLILVSGFREYNKRDLIGLREEVRSMFDYAYSGYLTHAYPYDELRSLSCDGFDTWGSFSLTLIDALDTLAVMGNLSEFRRVAELISARVNFEANINVSVFETNIRVVGGLLSAHLLSRRAGVKLEPGWPCNGPLLRLAEDMAKRLIAAFDTPTGMPYGTVNLKYGVPEGETSITCTAGIGTFLLEFGTLSRLTGDPLYEEVAMNAIKALHYYKSNIGLVGNHIDVLTGHWTAQDSGIGAGVDSYFEYLAKGTLLFQDPLLASIFQEHKQAIEKYIRREDWHLWVSMTKGQVTLPVFQSLDAYWPGVLSLFGEIGDAMKSIHNYHRVWKQFGFTPEFYNIPQAEAGTNREGYPLRPELIESVMYLYRATRDPYLIQVGVDILRSLQHSAKTACGYATINDVRDHRKADRMESFFLAETTKYLYLLFDTDNFIHNTGSKGEIIDTQWGQCVIDAGGYIFNTEAHPIDPGALYCCRPAQEIFPDKRPTLKRFLPTQDNVPVDNAPPYEFYHEKNAANKNPDVLPITIAKLSDIRHYSASEKKDAVNENVSTSNASSANPADSAGQEDATTEEEVEKSNQSIRLPTQVVSSSTVYKADDSDDSSDSFESTIMLNRQYSNPRIVTEDDAPCNVTPSPAKAKFEPQILLENIRRGNLYPTNITARQNYQILSCQAQPFLQRMSIIGEFF from the coding sequence ATGATTCTTTTTCGAACGGGCTCGATCCTCGGCTTCCTCATCCTGGTCAGTGGATTCCGGGAGTACAATAAGCGAGACCTGATCGGATTGCGCGAGGAGGTACGGTCCATGTTCGATTACGCCTACTCCGGCTACCTGACGCACGCCTATCCGTATGACGAGCTGCGGTCACTCAGCTGCGACGGCTTCGACACGTGGGGCAGCTTCTCCCTGACCCTGATCGACGCCCTGGACACGCTCGCGGTCATGGGGAACCTGTCCGAGTTCCGCCGTGTCGCCGAGCTGATCAGCGCGCGGGTGAACTTCGAGGCCAACATCAACGTGTCGGTGTTCGAGACGAATATCCGGGTGGTTGGCGGCTTGCTGAGCGCCCACCTGCTGTCACGCAGAGCCGGCGTCAAGCTGGAACCTGGATGGCCCTGCAACGGCCCTTTGCTGCGCCTCGCCGAAGACATGGCGAAGAGACTGATCGCTGCGTTCGATACACCCACGGGGATGCCTTATGGTACGGTAAATCTAAAGTACGGCGTACCGGAAGGCGAGACGAGCATCACATGCACCGCCGGCATCGGCACCTTTCTGCTGGAGTTTGGTACTTTGTCGAGGTTAACCGGAGATCCATTGTACGAGGAAGTGGCCATGAACGCCATCAAGGCTTTGCATTACTACAAATCCAACATCGGCCTAGTTGGCAATCACATAGACGTCTTAACTGGCCACTGGACTGCTCAGGACTCGGGCATCGGCGCTGGAGTGGACtcttattttgaatatttagcGAAGGGCACGCTGCTGTTTCAGGATCCCCTGCTGGCCTCGATATTTCAAGAGCACAAGCAagcaatagaaaaatatattcgtcgAGAAGATTGGCATCTGTGGGTCTCCATGACGAAGGGCCAAGTGACTCTTCCTGTCTTTCAATCTCTGGACGCGTACTGGCCCGGCGTGCTGAGTCTCTTCGGCGAAATCGGAGACGCGATGAAGTCCATTCACAACTACCATCGCGTATGGAAGCAGTTCGGATTCACTCCGGAATTTTACAACATACCGCAGGCCGAAGCCGGAACCAACAGGGAAGGCTACCCGTTGAGGCCAGAGCTTATAGAATCTGTTATGTATCTTTACAGGGCGACGAGAGATCCGTATCTGATCCAAGTAGGAGTGGACATTTTGAGAAGCCTGCAGCACAGCGCGAAAACTGCTTGCGGCTATGCGACCATCAATGACGTCCGGGACCATCGCAAAGCGGACCGAATGGAATCGTTCTTCCTCGCGGAGACCACCAAGTACCTGTACCTTCTTTTCGACACAGATAATTTCATTCATAACACTGGTTCCAAAGGTGAAATAATCGACACCCAGTGGGGCCAGTGCGTGATAGATGCCGgtggatatatttttaatactgaGGCCCACCCGATTGATCCTGGTGCTTTGTATTGCTGTCGGCCAGCCCAGGAAATCTTTCCAGACAAGAGGCCGACCCTGAAGAGATTCCTACCGACTCAGGATAATGTGCCAGTGGACAACGCCCCGCCGTACGAGTTTTACCACGAGAAAAATGCCGCCAACAAGAATCCGGACGTCCTGCCAATTACAATAGCGAAGCTCTCGGATATCAGGCACTACTCCGCGAGCGAGAAGAAAGACGCCGTCAACGAGAACGTCTCGACATCGAACGCATCGTCTGCGAATCCAGCGGATTCAGCTGGGCAAGAAGACGCTACGACCGAAGAAGAAGTGGAGAAGTCGAACCAGAGCATACGATTACCAACGCAGGTCGTGTCTTCGTCAACGGTGTACAAGGCCGACGACAGTGACGATTCCAGCGACAGTTTTGAATCTACAATTATGTTGAACAGACAATACTCCAACCCTAGGATTGTAACGGAGGACGATGCACCATGTAACGTCACGCCAAGCCCTGCCAAGGCCAAATTCGAGCCGCAAATACTGCTGGAAAACATCAGACGCGGGAATCTTTATCCGACCAATATCACAGCGAGGCAGAACTACCAGATTTTGTCCTGTCAAGCTCAACCATTCCTACAACGAATGTCGATCAtaggagaatttttttaa